Within the Synergistota bacterium genome, the region GCTCGTGGATGTTAAGCCGGGAGCAGTGTTTACCTCAAGAACATAGACCTCATCTTGAGTTGCTATCATATCGATCCTCGCATATCCACTTGCGTAAACTGCCTTGTAAGTTCTAAGCCCGATTTCCTTCGCTCTCTTATAAAGATCATGCGAAATAGAAGCTGGAACGATATATCTCGTTTTTCCAGGAGTGTATTTTGAAGAATAATCATATAGCTCGCTTTCACGAGGTATAATTTCTACAATGGGAAGTACCTCAGGGGTATCATTTCCATAAGCGGTAACCGCAAGCTCTCTACCATTAATATAGGGTTCAATGAGCGCTTCTTCATCCAACTTGCGTATTTCTTTGAGGGCTACGATGTATTCTCTTTCAGTATTTATCTTGCGAACTCCTATAGTAGACCCCAAGGAAGCAGGCTTGATAATAAAGGGGGGATCCCCTAAGAGCCTGAAGAGATCCCCCCACTTAGGTGCATCAATCAACCTAAAGCTAACAAAGGGAGGAGTAGGGATAGAAAGGGCTTTAAGCAAAAGCTTGGTTGTTGGTTTATGCATACATATCGCGCTCGTCATTATTCCAGGTCCTGTATATGGAATTCCCATCGCCTCCAGCATTCCTTGAATTCCTCCGTTTTCTCCCAATCCTCCGTGAAGCGCTATGAAAACCACATCAACTTGCAAAGAACAAAGCTTCAGAAAGAAATCACCAATTGCGTCTATCAAGAAGACGTCTACACCTTCTTCAGCCAGAGCTTTAGCTACCGCTTTTCCACTTCTTAAGGAAACTTCCCTTTCGGGGGAAACCCCTCCATAAAGAACGGCAACTCTCACTTAGTCAAAGAATCCCTTGATTTCTGTCCCTACGCCTTTTTCACGAG harbors:
- a CDS encoding D-alanine--D-alanine ligase gives rise to the protein MRVAVLYGGVSPEREVSLRSGKAVAKALAEEGVDVFLIDAIGDFFLKLCSLQVDVVFIALHGGLGENGGIQGMLEAMGIPYTGPGIMTSAICMHKPTTKLLLKALSIPTPPFVSFRLIDAPKWGDLFRLLGDPPFIIKPASLGSTIGVRKINTEREYIVALKEIRKLDEEALIEPYINGRELAVTAYGNDTPEVLPIVEIIPRESELYDYSSKYTPGKTRYIVPASISHDLYKRAKEIGLRTYKAVYASGYARIDMIATQDEVYVLEVNTAPGLTSTSLVPMSAKAAGYTFGEFLLKLINLALEKGGGK